The following are from one region of the Cynocephalus volans isolate mCynVol1 chromosome 17, mCynVol1.pri, whole genome shotgun sequence genome:
- the LOC134365479 gene encoding olfactory receptor 1J4-like, translated as MRRENQSCVSQFLLLGLPILPEQQGVFFTLFLGMYLTTVLGNLLIMLLIRLDSRLHTPMYFFLSHLALTDVSISSVTVPKMLMGMQTKYRSIPYVGCISQMYFFILFGCLDNFLLAVMAYDRYVAICHPLHYISVMREELCVLLVAGSWFVCCVHALLHTLLLVQLSFCADNTIPHFFCDLAALLKLSCSDISLSELVIFTEGGMLFILPLISILCSYIRIVTTVLRVPSTKKFFKTFSTCGSHLFVMSLYYGTLAGVYFFSSSWNSNDKDMIASVIYTVVTPMLNPFIYSLRNRDIKQALEIFVNRANFFK; from the coding sequence ATGAGGAGGGAGAACCAGAGCTGCGTGTCCCAGTTCCTCCTCCTGGGGCTCCCCATCCTGCCGGAGCAGCAGGGCGTGTTCTTCACCCTGTTCCTGGGCATGTACCTGACCACGGTGCTGGGGAACCTGCTCATCATGCTGCTCATCAGGCTGGACTCTcgcctccacacccccatgtacttcttcctcagcCACCTGGCCCTCACTGACGTCTCTATCTCATCAGTCACTGTCCCTAAGATGTTGATGGGCATGCAGACTAAGTACAGATCGATACCCTATGTGGGGTGCAtttctcagatgtattttttcataCTGTTTGGTTGTCTTGACAATTTCCTCCTTGCAGTGATGGCATATGACAGGTATGTGGCCATCTGTCACCCACTCCACTACATCTCTGTCATGAGGGAGGAGCTGTGTGTCTTACTAGTAGCTGGGTCCTGGTTCGTCTGCTGTGTCCATGCCCTGTTGCACACCCTTCTTCTGGTACAGCTGTCCTTCTGTGCTGACAATACCATCCCCCACTTCTTCTGTGACCTCGCTGCCCTCCTGAAGCTGAGCTGCTCAGACATCTCCCTCAGTGAGCTGGTCATCTTCACCGAGGGAGGAATGCTTTTCATCCTGCCTTTGATTAGTATCTTGTGCTCTTATATCCGTATAGTAACCACTGTCCTGAGGGTCCCCTCAACTAAAAAGTTCTTTAAAACCTTTTCTACCTGTGGATCCCATCTGTTTGTGATGTCTTTATACTACGGGACACTTGCAGgtgtttactttttctcttcatcATGGAACTCCAATGACAAGGACATGATTGCTTCTGTCATCTATACAGTAGTTACCCCCATGctgaaccccttcatctacagcctgaggaacagaGATATAAAACAGGCCCTAGAAATATTTGTCAATAGAGCTAACTTCTTTAAATGA